A genome region from Labilibaculum antarcticum includes the following:
- a CDS encoding FecR family protein, producing the protein MKVNTEVLTDYLNGKCDEETKQKLEQWLKNEPNNRKYLNELKVYWEAKELKPAKINFDSTEGFQSLLAKKSNKKSQYIRKTLRYAAFIAALVTTSLFGYFFITPGNSNRIVLNTEQTEKTMILPDGTSILLAIGSSIEYPNEFADNERLVKLKGEAFFNVTKNEEKPFVILSGQTQTKVVGTSFRIIEEADRTMIKVRTGIVEFMQLGNPKNKIRLQKGDLALFVNNQKAVLKGDTESEKIDFSVKLLEYQNEKLEIICKDLSELFNTPIQIQSENKSQLSLTAVFENQNIKSIIESICFTLNLEFEQKGNIILLK; encoded by the coding sequence ATGAAGGTAAACACCGAAGTATTAACCGACTATTTAAATGGAAAATGTGACGAAGAAACAAAACAAAAGCTGGAACAATGGCTAAAAAATGAGCCTAATAATCGAAAGTATCTGAACGAACTAAAGGTTTATTGGGAAGCGAAAGAACTCAAGCCTGCGAAAATCAATTTCGATTCGACAGAAGGATTTCAAAGTCTATTGGCGAAAAAATCTAACAAAAAATCACAATACATAAGAAAAACCCTTCGATATGCAGCTTTTATAGCAGCTCTCGTAACAACAAGTTTATTCGGGTATTTTTTTATTACTCCTGGAAATTCAAACAGAATTGTTCTGAATACAGAGCAAACAGAGAAAACCATGATACTTCCCGATGGAACATCCATTCTTCTTGCAATAGGTTCTTCGATTGAATATCCTAATGAATTTGCGGATAATGAAAGACTAGTAAAACTAAAGGGAGAGGCTTTTTTTAATGTGACTAAAAACGAGGAAAAACCTTTTGTTATTTTATCCGGACAAACCCAAACCAAAGTTGTTGGCACCTCTTTCCGAATAATAGAAGAAGCCGACAGAACGATGATAAAGGTTCGAACCGGAATTGTAGAATTTATGCAACTAGGAAATCCAAAGAATAAAATTAGATTACAAAAAGGCGATTTGGCGCTATTTGTAAACAATCAAAAAGCAGTTCTAAAAGGAGATACGGAGTCTGAAAAAATTGATTTTTCGGTAAAACTATTAGAATATCAAAATGAGAAATTAGAAATTATTTGTAAAGATTTAAGTGAGCTTTTCAATACTCCAATTCAGATTCAAAGTGAAAACAAATCTCAACTTTCGCTTACAGCTGTATTTGAGAATCAGAATATCAAAAGCATAATCGAATCTATTTGCTTCACGCTTAATCTCGAGTTTGAACAAAAAGGAAACATCATTCTACTAAAGTAA
- a CDS encoding RNA polymerase sigma-70 factor, which yields MLVLSKTKTNIDFEITFKEFYSPLCNFAYSFIPDQDLCQDLVQDIFLKIWDKSPDITTSISSYLYRAVKNSCLDQMKKSYKQSIIPIEEIEDPIDSPYELNREKNLEALNQKIGRAVNSLPPKCKEVFLLRRDFQLSYDEISDELDISKKTIESHMNSAIKKLRTQLSKSDLLICFFFLEKK from the coding sequence ATGCTTGTACTTTCTAAAACCAAAACGAATATTGATTTTGAAATAACATTCAAAGAGTTTTATTCTCCCCTGTGTAATTTTGCATACTCCTTTATACCTGACCAAGATTTATGTCAAGATCTCGTACAAGATATTTTTCTGAAAATTTGGGACAAATCACCTGATATTACCACTTCCATATCGTCTTATTTATATAGAGCCGTTAAGAACTCCTGCTTAGACCAGATGAAAAAAAGTTACAAACAGTCTATTATTCCAATTGAAGAAATTGAAGATCCCATTGACTCCCCTTACGAATTAAATCGGGAAAAAAATCTGGAGGCACTGAACCAAAAGATTGGAAGAGCAGTTAATTCTCTTCCTCCTAAATGCAAAGAGGTTTTCTTACTTCGTAGAGATTTTCAATTATCATATGATGAAATATCAGATGAATTGGATATTTCGAAAAAGACTATTGAAAGTCACATGAATTCAGCGATTAAGAAATTAAGAACTCAATTAAGTAAATCTGATTTACTGATCTGTTTTTTCTTTCTCGAAAAAAAATAA
- the hpf gene encoding ribosome hibernation-promoting factor, HPF/YfiA family, with product MNMKMQSIGFKADSKLEAFINQKFKKLEKLESTITGYDVILNLDKSSTKDNKVVEVKIKVPGSELFAKKKSTSFEEAADLVSEALRTQILKYKEVKANK from the coding sequence ATGAACATGAAGATGCAATCCATAGGGTTTAAGGCAGACAGTAAATTAGAAGCTTTTATTAACCAAAAATTTAAAAAACTGGAAAAACTGGAGAGTACAATTACTGGTTACGATGTAATATTAAATTTAGACAAATCAAGTACAAAAGATAATAAAGTTGTTGAAGTAAAAATTAAAGTTCCTGGAAGTGAGCTTTTTGCAAAAAAGAAAAGTACTTCGTTTGAAGAAGCTGCCGACTTGGTTTCTGAAGCATTGCGAACTCAAATATTAAAATACAAAGAAGTTAAAGCCAACAAATAA